The Parabacteroides sp. AD58 genome includes a window with the following:
- a CDS encoding sensor histidine kinase encodes MKKSTIWLLAVVMAFAFAGLLYLQISYVDIILKTRSEQFDETVKQCLHQVSKNLELDETRRYLEDDINRDQNSFLYQNVIITDSDGGVQQIELQSFSSQKFQPRSSLSNQQTNSIVNTSRDLQKTLKQRYQYQGGLIDEVIYNILYTANLRPIQERVDFKKLNSYLKNEFINSGLNLPFVFSVINKDGNEVYRSGKIDGEPLASDIITQVLFPNDPPSKQNYLKVYFPTKGDYISNSITFIVPSVIFSMILLITFIFTIYIVFRQKRLSEMKNDFINNMTHELKTPVSTISLAAQMLKDSDITKSPEVFKHISGVINDETKRLGFLVEKVLQMSLFERQKATLKLKELDANDLIVSVANTFALKVEKYGGTLDLDLEALDSTIYVDEMHITNVLFNLMDNAVKYRRQDVPLALVVRTWNENGKLHISVEDNGIGIKKEYLKKVFDRFFRVPTGNKHDVKGFGLGLAYVRKIIEDHKGSIRAEQGNNNIGTKFIITLPLIKS; translated from the coding sequence ATCAAGTCTCAAAGAATCTGGAATTAGATGAGACGCGTCGTTATTTGGAAGACGACATTAACCGCGATCAGAACAGTTTCTTATATCAGAATGTCATTATTACTGACTCAGACGGAGGCGTACAGCAGATTGAATTACAAAGTTTCAGCAGTCAGAAGTTTCAACCCCGTTCTTCGTTGAGTAATCAACAGACTAATTCGATCGTCAATACATCACGCGATTTACAGAAAACGCTGAAGCAGCGTTATCAGTATCAAGGAGGATTGATCGATGAAGTGATTTACAACATCTTATATACAGCAAATCTGAGACCGATTCAGGAACGAGTTGATTTCAAGAAGCTGAACAGTTATTTAAAGAATGAATTTATCAACAGTGGATTAAACCTTCCCTTTGTTTTTTCAGTCATAAACAAAGATGGAAACGAAGTGTATCGGAGTGGAAAGATTGATGGCGAGCCGCTCGCTTCTGATATTATTACGCAAGTGTTGTTCCCCAATGATCCTCCATCCAAGCAGAATTATCTGAAGGTTTATTTTCCGACAAAAGGAGATTACATCTCCAACTCAATTACGTTTATTGTACCGTCGGTTATTTTCTCGATGATTCTGTTGATTACATTCATCTTTACCATTTACATTGTATTCCGCCAGAAGCGTCTGTCGGAAATGAAGAATGATTTCATCAACAATATGACACATGAGCTGAAGACACCGGTTTCTACCATTTCGCTGGCGGCTCAGATGTTGAAGGATTCAGATATCACGAAGAGTCCGGAAGTATTCAAGCATATTTCTGGTGTGATTAACGATGAAACCAAACGCTTGGGATTCTTGGTTGAAAAGGTATTGCAGATGTCGTTGTTTGAACGTCAGAAAGCAACCTTAAAGTTAAAGGAGCTGGATGCCAATGATCTGATCGTATCAGTAGCCAATACCTTTGCCCTGAAAGTAGAAAAGTATGGCGGGACACTGGATCTGGATCTAGAAGCGTTGGATTCGACAATCTATGTGGATGAAATGCATATTACGAATGTGTTGTTTAATTTGATGGATAATGCAGTTAAGTACCGTCGCCAGGACGTTCCGCTTGCCTTGGTAGTTCGAACCTGGAATGAAAACGGTAAACTGCATATCTCGGTAGAAGATAACGGTATCGGAATCAAGAAAGAATACTTGAAGAAAGTATTCGACCGTTTCTTCCGAGTACCGACAGGCAACAAACATGATGTAAAAGGCTTTGGCTTAGGACTGGCTTATGTGAGGAAAATTATTGAGGATCACAAAGGCTCTATCCGGGCAGAACAAGGCAATAACAATATAGGGACAAAATTTATTATTACTTTACCTCTTATAAAAAGTTAG